In the Mytilus galloprovincialis chromosome 10, xbMytGall1.hap1.1, whole genome shotgun sequence genome, one interval contains:
- the LOC143048610 gene encoding 2'-5'-oligoadenylate synthase 3-like has translation MAMANVSINSIRNERDLEIFIREHIQTDDAYRTVCKRVIKSISEFLKHNIQGKYRPEEVLKTGSTAKGTAIKGKSDVDLVFLLSRSRYQSVDHLNNDLKEILAHIKGVIIGKYQNVQVHQRAVSFETVCRESGTGHSHVISVDLLPAVNFGDLVNLRSIHTQMRIASEEVRNMYTPSLTKWQREFVKRDRTEQLKKLIRFVKYWKNESIQNSTSSFAIELLVIRLWSQDGSPVHFKLTNALKKVMETIAVPNHIRVEFVGEFYNREFQKSYAAPYIIDPVNPYSNEAAKCRWNEISRNPG, from the exons ATGGCAATGGCAAATGTTTCAATAAATTCTATCCGAAACGAACGTGACTTAGAAATCTTCATTAGAGAGCATATTCAAACGGATGATGCATATAGAACTGTCTGTAAACGGGTCATTAAGAGTATCAGTGAATTTTTAAAGCATAACATACAGGGAAAATACCGACCAGAGGAAGTTTTAAAG ACTGGATCTACAGCAAAGGGAACGGCTATTAAAGGGAAGTCAGATGTGGATTTAGTGTTTTTGTTGTCAAGAAGCCGGTATCAGTCTGTGGATCATCTGAACAATGACTTAAAGGAAATCTTGGCTCATATAAAAGGTGTCATTATTGGAAAATACCAGAATGTGCAGGTACATCAAAGAGCTGTCTCTTTCGAAACTGTGTGTAGAGAATCAGGGACTGGTCATAGCCATGTTATTAGTGTTGACCTTTTACCAGCTGTTAACTTCGGAGATCTTG TTAATTTGAGGAGTATCCACACACAAATGAGAATAGCATCAGAGGAAGTACGAAATATGTACACCCCTTCTTTGACCAAATGGCAGAGAGAATTTGTCAAGAGAGACAGAACTGAGCAACTGAAAAAGCTAATAAGATTCGTAAAGTATTGGAAGAATGAGTCTATTCAG AACTCTACATCATCTTTTGCTATTGAATTACTTGTCATTCGTCTGTGGAGTCAGGACGGTTCTCCTGTACATTTCAAGCTAACAAATGCATTGAAAAAAGTAATGGAAACAATCGCTGTTCCGAATCACATTAGAGTGGAATTCGTCGGGGAGTTTTACAACAGAGAGTTTCAAAAAAG cTATGCTGCGCCATACATCATAGATCCTGTCAATCCGTATTCAAATGAAGCTGCAAAATGTCGGTGGAATGAAATAAGCAGAAACCCTGGATGA